The following proteins come from a genomic window of Corallococcus sp. NCRR:
- a CDS encoding Hsp70 family protein encodes MRACGLDFGTSNTALALPDGTVLPLQPHTPEPRLFRSVLFFAEEEREVFTGADAIQRYLEDNNGRFIQSVKSFLHSSSFRATQVKGRTFTIEDLVAILLRRVREAAGAHLGEPPDAVVLGRPAVFTPDPEADALAEKRLRKAAELAGFTHVQFLIEPIAAALAYEARLEKDELVLVADFGAGTTDLTLMRLGPSRRGNLDRRPDVVGSTGVRIGGDRFDAEIMRHKLLPRFGAGSTYKVKGFSHKRLPIPQHVLAKLLNWHEMSFIREKSTQELLEVMLDTSDHPAEIQALYDLVMDNLGYRLFRAIEAAKVKLSSEDVATIDFEDARIHLHEPMTRPEFEAASRTLLDELSQCTEGLLAKHPEAREIDAVFLTGGSSQIPAVRELYVKRFGEERVRTADAFTSVAEGLGRASAWLTG; translated from the coding sequence ATGCGCGCCTGCGGACTCGACTTCGGAACCAGCAACACCGCCCTGGCTCTGCCGGATGGCACCGTGTTGCCGCTGCAGCCCCACACCCCGGAGCCCCGGCTGTTCCGCTCCGTGCTCTTCTTCGCGGAGGAGGAGCGGGAGGTCTTCACGGGCGCGGACGCCATCCAGCGCTACCTGGAGGACAACAACGGCCGGTTCATCCAGTCCGTGAAGTCCTTCCTGCACAGCTCGTCCTTCCGGGCCACGCAGGTGAAGGGGCGCACGTTCACCATCGAGGACCTGGTGGCCATCCTGCTGCGCCGCGTGCGCGAGGCGGCCGGGGCGCACCTGGGCGAGCCGCCGGACGCGGTGGTGCTGGGCCGGCCCGCGGTCTTCACGCCGGATCCGGAAGCAGACGCACTGGCGGAGAAGCGGCTGCGCAAGGCGGCGGAGCTGGCGGGCTTCACGCACGTGCAGTTCCTGATTGAGCCCATCGCGGCGGCGCTCGCGTACGAGGCGCGGCTCGAGAAGGACGAGCTGGTGCTGGTGGCGGACTTCGGCGCCGGCACGACGGACCTGACGTTGATGCGGCTGGGACCGTCGCGGCGGGGGAACCTGGACCGCAGGCCGGACGTGGTGGGGTCCACGGGTGTGCGCATCGGTGGTGACCGGTTCGACGCGGAGATCATGCGGCACAAGCTGCTGCCCCGGTTCGGGGCGGGGTCCACGTACAAGGTGAAGGGCTTCAGCCACAAGCGGCTGCCCATCCCGCAGCACGTGCTGGCGAAGCTGCTCAACTGGCACGAGATGTCCTTCATCCGGGAGAAGTCCACGCAGGAGCTCCTGGAGGTGATGCTCGACACGAGCGACCACCCGGCGGAGATCCAGGCGCTCTACGACCTGGTAATGGACAACCTGGGCTACCGGCTGTTCCGGGCGATTGAAGCGGCGAAGGTGAAGCTGTCGAGCGAGGACGTGGCGACCATCGACTTCGAGGACGCGCGCATCCACCTGCACGAGCCGATGACGCGCCCGGAGTTCGAGGCGGCGAGCCGCACGTTGCTGGATGAACTGTCGCAGTGCACGGAAGGGCTGTTGGCGAAGCACCCGGAGGCCAGGGAGATTGACGCGGTCTTCCTGACGGGTGGTTCGTCGCAGATTCCGGCGGTGCGGGAGCTGTACGTGAAGCGCTTCGGAGAGGAGCGCGTGCGCACGGCGGACGCCTTCACCTCCGTGGCGGAGGGCCTGGGCCGCGCGTCCGCGTGGCTGACGGGGTGA
- a CDS encoding RNA polymerase factor sigma-32 has translation MQASNSFSSADSLSTYLSEINQYPLLTPQEEQTLSRSFRAGDLSAGHRLVTSNLRFVVKVAYEYRSYGLKMSDLIQEANIGLMKAVQKFDPEKGIRLISYAVWWIRAYIQNYVLRNWSLVKLGTTQAQRRLFFSLARTRRELEKLGAGEGHIVNADEIAKKLNVKPTEVREMEQRMGGRDLSLDAPVGEDGDATHLDFVESESASHADEVADRQQAGLTRNLVQRALMRLDPRERFIIEQRVMSDSEMTLSELGEHFGFSRERARQLEIRAKDKLKAELANLMAEAGLDQAELAA, from the coding sequence ATGCAGGCTTCCAACTCCTTCTCTTCCGCCGACTCGCTCTCCACGTACCTCTCGGAGATCAACCAGTACCCGCTGCTGACCCCGCAGGAAGAGCAGACGCTGTCGCGCTCCTTCCGCGCGGGCGACCTGTCCGCGGGCCACCGCCTGGTGACGAGCAACCTGCGCTTCGTGGTGAAGGTGGCGTACGAGTACCGCTCCTACGGCCTGAAGATGTCCGACCTCATCCAGGAGGCGAACATCGGCCTGATGAAGGCGGTGCAGAAGTTCGACCCTGAGAAGGGCATCCGCCTCATCTCCTACGCGGTGTGGTGGATCCGCGCGTACATCCAGAACTACGTGCTCCGCAACTGGAGCCTGGTGAAGCTGGGCACCACGCAGGCGCAGCGCCGGCTGTTCTTCAGCCTGGCCCGCACGCGCCGCGAGCTGGAGAAGCTGGGCGCCGGCGAGGGCCACATCGTCAACGCGGACGAGATCGCCAAGAAGCTGAACGTGAAGCCCACGGAAGTGCGTGAGATGGAGCAGCGCATGGGCGGCCGGGACCTGTCCCTGGACGCGCCGGTGGGCGAGGACGGCGACGCCACGCACCTGGACTTCGTGGAGTCCGAGTCCGCCTCGCACGCGGACGAGGTCGCCGACCGTCAGCAGGCGGGCCTCACCCGCAACCTGGTGCAGCGCGCGCTGATGCGCCTGGATCCGCGTGAGCGCTTCATCATCGAGCAGCGCGTGATGAGCGACTCGGAGATGACCCTGAGCGAGCTGGGCGAGCACTTCGGCTTCTCCCGCGAGCGCGCCCGCCAGTTGGAGATCCGCGCCAAGGACAAGCTGAAGGCGGAGCTGGCGAACCTGATGGCCGAGGCCGGCCTGGACCAGGCCGAGCTGGCCGCGTAA
- a CDS encoding DUF4114 domain-containing protein: protein MQPHLLRLLAFVAGGLLIVIPSPRAAHAVSSGSLPPFHVPPQLNGFSQSTAVLPPGGTAEVGILATDPQGFPLTFSWEANAGTLGTPVDTGTSSLQTWTAPQCLAEDATPVAVTVTSNYGQSISASFGFSVAQDLSVNRQPPFADSGFELLENATAMLPQELWLTPPEAPRSSERIVFPRDQQLSVTFIAKESEATHAFGYVYYDDLVARGYVNAQGDLVDANGNGIADLHEDLYNLAPPSGAQARPYIGVSPRCSRTFVSRGFIYRQPDLALNSTCGSAFTTSHDVTDARPGRTSSAYNITADIVGTVPPTPSANAGTGFSDNGLFTRIPNLLEPAHAANNFMGLGALVFLSTEDDSNLTTYRAMGLVPDADDFEDGIPDYDVSRYDTRGNVRPYNPDPGISRHDRTVDLGIIQGGREMVFFLVTAFDAAHNLDDGTVFPCLSRDADLKCTLHLRTPLSVFFSKTKWNLDQDPVGRLPTAQRNIGCAFSDQCDPDHAQSSSKACPVVPNGQKLCGWVDSNVLQRIAAPYYGGLVLPKEGATVPASVNLRMPHVLMTAPTTVPGQWLMGFEDLNGGGDRDFNDAVFLFQGQAPMAARSKVLNPPDASCAVSRVRFTKTDTVPAGCASEPAPRYEVATDCASNPTPTWHPLPLQRGPDSVTLDVSGTPGNQLCWKVTHPGSPPACLPAAVQVNVGYELTPVAP from the coding sequence TTGCAGCCTCATCTGCTTCGCCTCCTGGCCTTCGTGGCCGGGGGGCTCCTGATTGTCATTCCCTCACCGCGCGCGGCCCACGCGGTGTCCTCCGGGAGCCTCCCGCCTTTCCATGTGCCGCCGCAGCTCAACGGGTTCTCGCAGTCCACCGCGGTCCTGCCTCCCGGCGGCACCGCGGAGGTCGGCATCCTGGCCACGGATCCGCAGGGCTTTCCGCTGACGTTCTCCTGGGAGGCCAACGCGGGCACGCTGGGGACGCCGGTGGACACCGGGACCTCGAGCCTCCAGACCTGGACCGCGCCGCAGTGCCTGGCGGAGGACGCCACCCCGGTGGCCGTCACGGTCACCAGCAACTACGGCCAGTCCATCTCCGCGTCGTTCGGCTTCAGCGTCGCCCAGGACCTGTCGGTGAACCGTCAGCCGCCCTTCGCGGACTCGGGCTTCGAACTCCTGGAGAACGCCACCGCCATGCTCCCGCAGGAGCTGTGGTTGACGCCGCCCGAAGCCCCCAGGTCCTCGGAGCGCATCGTGTTCCCGAGGGACCAGCAGCTGAGCGTCACCTTCATCGCCAAGGAATCGGAGGCCACGCACGCGTTCGGCTACGTGTATTACGACGACCTCGTCGCGCGCGGCTACGTCAACGCCCAGGGTGACCTGGTGGACGCCAACGGCAACGGCATCGCGGACCTGCACGAGGACCTCTACAACCTGGCCCCGCCCTCCGGTGCCCAGGCCCGTCCGTACATCGGAGTGAGCCCCCGCTGTTCCCGGACCTTCGTTTCCCGTGGCTTCATCTACCGCCAGCCGGACCTGGCGCTCAACTCGACCTGCGGTTCGGCCTTTACCACCAGCCACGACGTGACGGATGCCCGTCCCGGCCGCACCTCCTCCGCCTACAACATCACCGCCGACATCGTGGGGACCGTCCCCCCCACTCCCTCCGCGAACGCGGGCACCGGCTTCTCCGACAACGGCCTCTTCACGCGCATCCCCAACCTGCTGGAGCCCGCCCACGCCGCCAACAACTTCATGGGATTGGGCGCGCTGGTCTTCCTGAGCACCGAGGACGACAGCAACCTGACCACCTATCGCGCGATGGGCCTGGTGCCGGACGCCGATGATTTCGAGGACGGCATCCCTGACTACGACGTGTCCCGGTACGACACGCGGGGCAATGTGCGTCCCTACAATCCGGACCCCGGCATCTCCCGTCATGACCGCACGGTGGACCTGGGGATCATCCAGGGCGGCAGGGAGATGGTCTTCTTCCTCGTCACCGCCTTCGACGCGGCCCACAACCTGGACGACGGCACCGTCTTCCCCTGCCTGAGCAGGGACGCCGACCTCAAGTGCACGCTGCACCTGAGGACGCCCCTGTCCGTCTTCTTCTCCAAGACGAAGTGGAACCTGGACCAGGACCCCGTGGGCCGCCTGCCGACAGCGCAGCGGAACATCGGCTGCGCGTTCTCCGACCAGTGCGACCCGGACCACGCCCAGTCCTCCTCGAAGGCCTGCCCCGTGGTGCCCAACGGGCAGAAGCTGTGTGGCTGGGTGGATTCGAACGTGCTGCAGCGCATCGCCGCGCCGTATTACGGGGGCCTCGTCCTTCCCAAGGAAGGCGCCACCGTCCCCGCGTCGGTCAACCTCCGCATGCCGCACGTGCTGATGACGGCGCCCACGACCGTGCCGGGCCAGTGGCTCATGGGCTTCGAGGACCTCAATGGTGGCGGCGACCGTGACTTCAACGACGCCGTCTTCCTGTTCCAGGGTCAGGCGCCCATGGCCGCGCGCTCCAAGGTGCTGAACCCTCCGGACGCGAGCTGCGCCGTGTCCCGCGTGCGCTTCACGAAGACGGACACCGTGCCGGCAGGCTGCGCGAGTGAGCCCGCGCCCCGCTATGAGGTGGCCACCGACTGCGCCTCCAACCCCACGCCCACCTGGCACCCGCTGCCGCTACAGCGCGGGCCGGACAGCGTCACCCTGGATGTCTCCGGCACGCCCGGCAACCAGCTCTGCTGGAAGGTCACCCACCCGGGCAGCCCGCCCGCCTGCCTGCCCGCGGCGGTCCAGGTGAACGTGGGCTACGAGCTCACGCCCGTGGCCCCCTGA
- a CDS encoding DUF4114 domain-containing protein, with protein sequence MPPNPSRLLALVAGSALFVIPSPRPAHAADTCGPGDLYEDVQPAFAAAGFDELTQVTLTPQKTLRSVNPFWTPTSVDSIVFPTDQNVTISFVYESAAASHALGYLYMSDLRARGYVNAQGDLVDANGNGIADLHEDLYNLAPPSGTQARPYIGVSPRCSRTFTSRGFTFRQPDLALNSNCTSAFITHADMTDARPGRTSSAYNISIDVVGSSPPGAAGTGYSDNGLFTRIPNLLEPAHASNNNLGIGHLAFLLTDDDSDTATYQGLGTVTDSMDLNDGVPDYDVSAYDSHGRPRASNPDPGITTYDRTVDLGVIPGGQEVVFFLVSAYESSHNTDNGTVYPCLRRDADLKCTLHLRTPLNVFFSKAKWNLDQDFMGQNPVASRNMGCDYNEACTPNSTRYACTLAGTTQKMCGWLDDWTRERLATMPYGNTSLPMVATTVAAPGNLVMPHAVLGNVGPASDRWLLAFEDLPGGGDRDFNDVVFMLRNWAPTPGRVRSTVLSPQARPSCNIQQVYIHKDDAQDPTCASPVAINYAVATDCRLCLFDTCIPNPNPTWHPVTFDWNRDAVLDVSGTPGHQLCWKADLIAGNTPCQATINNVDIGYESGPVVP encoded by the coding sequence TTGCCCCCGAATCCCTCCCGTCTCCTGGCCCTGGTGGCCGGGAGCGCCTTGTTTGTCATTCCCTCACCACGTCCGGCGCACGCGGCCGACACCTGCGGCCCCGGGGACCTGTACGAGGACGTGCAGCCCGCGTTCGCCGCCGCGGGGTTCGACGAGCTGACGCAGGTGACGCTCACCCCGCAGAAGACGCTGCGGTCGGTGAACCCGTTCTGGACGCCCACGTCGGTGGACTCCATCGTGTTCCCGACGGACCAGAACGTCACCATCAGCTTCGTGTACGAGAGCGCCGCCGCGAGCCACGCGCTGGGCTACCTGTACATGAGCGACCTGCGGGCCCGCGGCTACGTCAACGCGCAGGGCGACCTGGTGGATGCCAATGGCAACGGCATCGCGGACCTGCACGAGGACCTCTACAACCTGGCCCCGCCCTCCGGTACCCAGGCCCGCCCGTACATCGGCGTGAGCCCCCGCTGTTCCCGGACCTTCACGTCCCGCGGCTTCACCTTCCGCCAGCCGGACCTGGCGCTCAACTCGAACTGTACCTCGGCATTCATCACCCACGCGGACATGACGGACGCCCGTCCGGGCCGCACCTCCTCCGCCTACAACATCTCTATCGACGTCGTCGGGAGCAGTCCGCCGGGAGCGGCCGGCACCGGCTATTCGGACAACGGGCTCTTCACGCGCATCCCCAACCTGCTGGAGCCTGCGCACGCGTCCAACAACAACCTGGGCATCGGCCACCTGGCCTTCCTGCTGACGGACGACGACTCCGACACGGCCACCTACCAGGGGCTGGGCACCGTCACTGACTCGATGGACCTGAACGACGGCGTCCCCGACTACGACGTCTCCGCCTATGACAGCCACGGCCGTCCGCGGGCCTCCAACCCGGATCCCGGCATCACGACCTATGACCGCACGGTGGACCTGGGCGTCATCCCGGGCGGACAGGAGGTGGTCTTCTTCCTCGTCTCCGCCTACGAGTCGTCCCACAACACGGACAACGGCACCGTCTATCCCTGCCTGCGCAGGGATGCCGACCTCAAGTGCACGCTGCACCTGAGGACGCCCCTCAACGTGTTCTTCTCCAAGGCGAAGTGGAACCTGGACCAGGACTTCATGGGCCAGAACCCCGTCGCGTCCCGGAACATGGGGTGTGATTACAACGAAGCCTGCACCCCGAATTCGACCCGGTACGCCTGCACCCTGGCCGGCACCACCCAGAAGATGTGCGGGTGGTTGGATGACTGGACCCGCGAGCGCCTGGCAACGATGCCCTACGGCAACACGAGCCTGCCCATGGTCGCCACCACCGTCGCCGCGCCGGGCAACCTCGTCATGCCCCACGCCGTGCTGGGCAACGTGGGCCCCGCGTCCGACCGGTGGCTGCTGGCCTTCGAGGACCTCCCGGGTGGAGGCGACCGGGACTTCAACGACGTCGTCTTCATGCTGCGCAACTGGGCGCCCACGCCCGGCCGCGTGCGCTCCACCGTGCTGAGCCCCCAGGCCCGCCCCAGCTGCAACATCCAGCAGGTGTACATCCACAAGGACGACGCCCAGGACCCCACCTGCGCGTCTCCGGTCGCCATCAACTACGCGGTGGCCACCGACTGCCGCCTGTGCCTCTTCGACACCTGCATCCCCAATCCCAACCCCACCTGGCATCCGGTGACGTTCGACTGGAACCGGGACGCCGTGCTCGACGTGTCCGGCACTCCCGGCCATCAGCTCTGCTGGAAGGCGGACCTGATCGCCGGGAACACGCCGTGCCAGGCCACCATCAACAACGTGGACATCGGCTACGAATCCGGGCCTGTCGTGCCCTGA
- a CDS encoding CHAD domain-containing protein, which yields MPPPTPIRGLGPDTALGDAARRILAGRLADVRHPEAQLEGELDEDGVHDMRVATRRLRAALQVFQATGKLTRLEADVKRLQDALGGVRDLHVQDKWLDTAAKGKKDASKALAGLRQSHLSGLKAREKKLRAELERWTDRTVPRLLKKVDTLQDAHRFAGKRVRSHLRQRLRRVEKRLERYADAPDAASAHALRKDLKKLRYELEIFQPAFRRTVGALLEVLVPLQDGLGELHDADVRLELFERAAAEAPPGQRKAARKLLPQARDERAERSAEIAREVQRWHAEAIPKRLRKALT from the coding sequence ATGCCTCCTCCCACTCCCATCCGGGGCCTGGGCCCCGACACCGCGCTGGGCGACGCCGCCCGCCGCATCCTCGCCGGCCGGCTCGCGGACGTGCGCCACCCCGAAGCCCAGCTGGAGGGTGAACTGGACGAGGACGGCGTGCACGACATGCGCGTGGCCACCCGCCGCCTGCGCGCCGCGCTCCAGGTGTTCCAGGCCACCGGCAAGCTCACCCGGCTGGAGGCGGACGTGAAGCGCCTCCAGGACGCGCTGGGCGGCGTGAGGGATTTGCACGTCCAGGACAAGTGGCTGGACACCGCCGCGAAGGGCAAGAAGGACGCGAGCAAGGCGCTGGCCGGCCTGCGCCAGTCCCACCTGTCCGGCCTGAAGGCCAGGGAGAAGAAGCTGCGCGCGGAGCTGGAGCGCTGGACGGACCGCACCGTGCCGCGCCTCTTGAAGAAGGTGGACACGCTGCAGGACGCCCACCGCTTCGCCGGCAAGCGCGTGCGCAGCCACCTGCGCCAGCGCCTGCGCCGCGTGGAGAAGCGCCTGGAGCGCTACGCGGACGCGCCGGACGCCGCCTCCGCGCACGCCCTGCGCAAGGACTTGAAGAAGCTGCGCTACGAGCTGGAGATCTTCCAGCCCGCCTTCCGCCGCACCGTGGGCGCGCTGCTGGAGGTCCTGGTGCCGCTCCAGGACGGCCTGGGCGAGCTGCACGACGCGGACGTGCGCCTGGAGCTCTTCGAGCGCGCCGCCGCCGAGGCCCCGCCCGGCCAGCGCAAGGCCGCGCGCAAGCTGCTGCCCCAGGCCCGCGACGAGCGCGCGGAGCGCTCCGCCGAAATCGCCCGCGAGGTGCAGCGCTGGCACGCGGAGGCCATTCCCAAACGGCTGCGCAAGGCGTTGACCTGA
- a CDS encoding inorganic diphosphatase, whose product MATDFTRLPLRGEQDALHVVVESPRGSTVKLKYDPKLQAFTLSRPLTRGFRYPFDWGFIPSTKGPDGDPLDALVYWDVPTWPGVVLPCRALGVLQVDQKPRGATNGERERNDRLLLVPVNATRSDHLNSYQDLSRREREELEHFFLAVVHFADKDARILGWEGPDAAERMVQQYALKED is encoded by the coding sequence ATGGCCACCGACTTCACCCGCCTGCCCCTGCGCGGCGAACAGGATGCGTTGCATGTCGTCGTCGAGTCGCCCCGCGGTTCGACGGTGAAGTTGAAATACGACCCGAAGCTCCAGGCCTTCACGCTGTCCCGGCCGCTGACGCGCGGCTTCCGCTACCCGTTCGACTGGGGCTTCATCCCCAGCACGAAGGGCCCGGACGGGGACCCGCTGGACGCGCTGGTGTACTGGGACGTGCCCACCTGGCCCGGCGTGGTGCTGCCCTGCCGGGCGCTGGGCGTGCTCCAGGTGGACCAGAAGCCGCGGGGCGCGACCAACGGCGAGCGCGAGCGCAATGACCGCCTGCTGCTGGTCCCGGTGAACGCCACCCGCTCGGACCACCTCAATTCCTACCAGGACCTGTCCAGGCGCGAGCGCGAGGAGCTGGAGCACTTCTTCCTCGCGGTGGTGCACTTCGCGGACAAGGACGCGCGCATCCTCGGCTGGGAGGGCCCGGACGCGGCCGAACGCATGGTCCAGCAGTACGCCCTGAAGGAGGACTGA
- a CDS encoding protein adenylyltransferase SelO has product MASLEQLVFDNTYARLPPGFAARVAPAPFPDAHVVSVNPAALRLLGLDAEEAARPEFARVFGGATPLPGMEPLAMVYAGHQFGVYVPRLGDGRALLLGEARGPDGGRWDLHLKGGGPTPFSRGGDGRAVLRSTVREYLASEALHALGIPTTRALCILGSRAPVYREDVETGAMLVRLAPTHVRFGTFEFFHHTEQPGHVATLADHVIAAHFPHLAGQEGRHARFFAEVVERTAELVARWQAVGFAHGVMNTDNMSILGLTLDYGPYGFLDDFDPGFVCNHSDHQGRYAFDQQPRVALWNLACLGEALLTLITEDEARATLTLFQPTFTRHFLTRMREKLGLVEARDEDRSLLEDLFALMAGSHVDYTRFFRALNRFDASPGARNDALRDHFLPPEGFDGWAGRYRARLESEGSVDAERHARMDRVNPKYVLRNWVAQQAIARAQEGDFAEVDRVLALVSAPFDEHPGQEAYAASPPTWGRHLVVSCSS; this is encoded by the coding sequence ATGGCCTCGCTCGAACAGCTCGTCTTCGACAACACCTACGCCCGTCTGCCCCCCGGGTTCGCCGCCCGGGTGGCCCCCGCGCCCTTCCCGGACGCGCACGTGGTGAGCGTGAACCCGGCGGCCCTGCGGCTCCTGGGATTGGACGCGGAGGAGGCCGCGCGCCCGGAGTTCGCGCGCGTGTTCGGCGGGGCCACGCCGCTGCCCGGCATGGAGCCCCTGGCCATGGTGTACGCGGGGCACCAGTTCGGCGTGTACGTGCCGCGCCTGGGAGACGGCCGCGCGCTGCTCCTGGGCGAGGCGCGCGGCCCGGATGGCGGCAGGTGGGACCTGCACCTGAAGGGCGGCGGGCCCACGCCCTTCTCGCGCGGCGGTGACGGCAGGGCGGTGCTGCGCTCCACCGTGCGCGAGTACCTGGCTTCCGAGGCCCTGCACGCGCTGGGCATCCCCACCACGCGGGCCCTGTGCATCCTGGGCAGCCGCGCGCCGGTGTACCGCGAGGACGTGGAGACCGGCGCCATGCTGGTGCGCCTGGCCCCGACGCACGTGCGCTTCGGCACCTTCGAGTTCTTCCACCACACCGAGCAGCCCGGCCACGTGGCCACGCTCGCGGACCACGTCATCGCCGCGCACTTCCCGCACCTCGCGGGCCAGGAGGGCCGCCACGCGCGCTTCTTCGCGGAGGTGGTGGAGCGCACCGCGGAGCTCGTGGCGCGCTGGCAGGCGGTGGGCTTCGCGCACGGCGTGATGAACACCGACAACATGTCCATCCTGGGGCTCACGCTGGACTACGGGCCCTATGGGTTCCTGGACGACTTCGACCCCGGCTTCGTCTGCAACCACTCCGACCACCAGGGCCGCTACGCGTTCGACCAGCAGCCGCGCGTGGCGCTGTGGAACCTGGCCTGCCTGGGCGAGGCGCTGCTCACGCTCATCACCGAGGACGAGGCGCGCGCCACGCTGACCCTCTTCCAGCCCACGTTCACGCGGCACTTCCTCACGCGCATGCGCGAGAAGCTGGGCCTGGTGGAGGCGCGCGACGAGGACCGCTCGCTCCTGGAGGACCTGTTCGCGCTGATGGCCGGCTCGCACGTGGACTACACGCGCTTCTTCCGCGCGCTGAACCGGTTCGACGCAAGCCCCGGTGCCCGCAACGACGCGCTCCGCGACCACTTCCTGCCGCCGGAGGGCTTCGACGGGTGGGCCGGGCGCTACCGGGCGCGGCTGGAGTCGGAGGGGAGCGTGGACGCCGAACGCCACGCGCGCATGGACCGCGTCAACCCGAAGTACGTCCTGCGCAACTGGGTGGCGCAGCAGGCCATCGCCCGGGCACAGGAGGGGGACTTCGCGGAGGTGGACCGCGTGCTCGCGCTGGTGTCCGCGCCCTTCGACGAACACCCCGGACAGGAGGCCTACGCGGCCTCGCCGCCCACCTGGGGCCGGCACCTGGTGGTGAGCTGCAGCTCCTGA
- a CDS encoding glutathione S-transferase family protein — protein MIDLYTFKTPNGRKVSIALEELGLPYKTHSVDIMKGEQFKPEYLAINPNNKIPAIVDHDAQGGPLTLFESGAILLYLAEKTGRLMPTDPRGKAEVTQWLMFQMSGLGPMLGQLNHFGRFANTKVPYAIDRFQTEAKRILGVVEQQVSSRDYLATTYSIADIATYPWLKGAREFFPELFVNLPNIIQYLHRVGSRPAVQRGMQIP, from the coding sequence ATGATCGACCTGTACACGTTCAAGACCCCCAACGGCCGCAAGGTGTCCATCGCCCTGGAGGAGCTGGGCCTCCCCTACAAGACGCACTCGGTGGACATCATGAAGGGCGAGCAGTTCAAGCCCGAGTACCTGGCCATCAACCCCAACAACAAGATTCCGGCCATCGTGGACCACGACGCGCAGGGGGGCCCGCTGACCCTCTTCGAGTCCGGCGCCATCCTGCTGTACCTGGCGGAGAAGACGGGCCGGCTGATGCCCACGGATCCGCGCGGCAAGGCGGAGGTGACGCAGTGGCTGATGTTCCAGATGAGCGGCCTGGGCCCCATGCTCGGGCAGCTCAACCACTTCGGGCGCTTCGCCAACACGAAGGTCCCCTACGCCATCGACCGTTTCCAGACGGAGGCGAAGCGCATCCTGGGCGTGGTGGAGCAGCAGGTGTCGTCGCGGGACTACCTGGCCACCACATACTCCATCGCGGACATCGCCACGTACCCGTGGCTGAAGGGCGCGCGGGAGTTCTTCCCGGAGCTCTTCGTGAACCTGCCCAACATCATCCAGTACCTGCACCGCGTGGGCAGCCGTCCGGCGGTCCAGCGGGGCATGCAGATTCCCTGA
- a CDS encoding SDR family oxidoreductase — MAAGLPEDRLDGKVCLITGATGGIGQETAKALARRGATLVLSGRDEARTAATVAAVREAAPGAQVESLLADLSSLQSVRDLAKAFRARHSRLDVLLNNAGLIIDRRQVTVDGYEATFATNHLSHFLLTHLLRDLLVASGPARIINVSSEGHRLAYPDFLDDPQTERRRYDGIRVYGNAKLSNILFSRGLTKRLAGTQVTANALHPGVVATGFGHNSQGIFKHLVKLAGPFMLSPEKGARTSIYLASSPEVAGVSGEYFIKCRKAKPSSAARNDALAERLWQVSEELTGVTA; from the coding sequence ATGGCGGCAGGGCTTCCCGAAGACCGTCTCGACGGCAAGGTGTGCCTCATCACCGGGGCCACCGGTGGCATTGGGCAGGAGACCGCGAAGGCGCTGGCGCGGCGGGGGGCCACGCTGGTTCTCTCCGGCAGGGATGAGGCCCGCACGGCGGCCACGGTCGCCGCGGTGCGCGAGGCCGCCCCCGGAGCCCAGGTGGAGTCGCTGCTCGCGGACCTGTCCTCGCTCCAGTCCGTGCGCGACCTGGCGAAGGCGTTCCGCGCCCGGCACTCGCGGCTGGACGTGCTCCTCAACAACGCGGGGCTCATCATCGACCGGCGCCAGGTGACGGTGGACGGCTACGAGGCCACGTTCGCCACGAACCACCTGTCCCACTTCCTCCTCACCCACCTGCTGCGCGACCTGCTGGTGGCGAGCGGACCGGCGCGCATCATCAACGTGTCCTCGGAAGGGCACCGGCTGGCGTATCCGGACTTCCTGGACGACCCGCAGACGGAGCGGCGCCGCTACGACGGCATCCGCGTCTACGGCAACGCCAAGCTCAGCAACATCCTCTTCTCCCGCGGGCTGACGAAGCGGCTGGCCGGCACCCAGGTCACGGCGAACGCGCTGCACCCCGGCGTGGTGGCCACCGGCTTCGGGCACAACAGCCAGGGCATCTTCAAGCACCTCGTCAAGCTGGCCGGGCCCTTCATGCTCTCCCCGGAGAAGGGCGCGCGGACGTCCATCTACCTGGCGTCGTCGCCGGAGGTGGCGGGCGTCAGCGGCGAGTACTTCATCAAATGCCGCAAGGCGAAGCCGTCGTCCGCCGCCCGGAACGACGCGCTCGCGGAGCGGCTCTGGCAGGTGAGCGAGGAGCTCACGGGAGTGACGGCATGA